The following proteins are co-located in the Malassezia restricta chromosome II, complete sequence genome:
- a CDS encoding N-alpha-acetyltransferase 15/16, NatA auxiliary subunit — translation MPPKKVQLGTRERSLFARLIQEYETKKYKLAVKTADAILAKAPEHGETVAIKGLVLFSMHEREEGLRLTKLGVRYDLNSFICWHALGIVHRMDRNYHESLKCYAQALRIEGGNLNIIRESGFMQLQMRNYLPFIDARLVLLRTQPHLRSNWVALALAHDLAGNKTQAVRVLAGYEDVCRDIPKHCYEYSEVVLYHASLLEEMGDAHGVLDLLETQKAHIVDEPSSNAMRARALSTIGRMDDAAIAWFAMLERNSENKAWIQAYLDVVATNESRLMHLLDLKCKFPKSTMIRRMILHVAQNADFREQAREYVEYALVKNVPSLFLDLKSLYSQPGKKDMIEEIVEECRIRWDPQTGDEGHGPPSSYLYAMYYLAHHYSYTGQTSRALLYIDSIIQHTPSMPELHMTRARVLKRAGAYEAAADAMEDARLLDGQDRYLNTKAAKYLLRINKVEEAAKKLKLFTRPDLEDPVVDLVQMQAVEHIVEHAEAHVRRGEYAMALKRIHDIHKTMQDIYDDQLDFHSYCMRKMTLRTYVRTLRFEDHVFAHPAYIHAANEAAALYAKLHDQPYDPEPEVARHQALKPAQQTQESDDVSALPPDSDPFGLKLAKTQKPLEDAHLFIRKLQANAPNDIHTWISAFEVAIRGQNWLLALRALSLAYRLDPSHPRLAVQFVTFHKATFGKLPDNVRQAVDKIVAEVPPLGMSPKQYYTEYNQRYGLKSAMHALGAAEVLYAAEGLDQASEVAHLVFGLIRIPDAPLFVLEAAVQFLQRVEKDAPGLATSEVSSQAFMRAAHETWPHADAFSSFEEKQRQAAARYEARRAWIHVEV, via the coding sequence CCAGAGCATGGTGAGACGGTGGCCATCAAGGGCCTCGTGCTCTTCTCCATGCACGAGCGTGAAGAAGGATTGAGGCTCACCAAGCTTGGTGTGCGCTATGACCTCAACAGCTTTATTTGCTGGCATGCTCTTGGTATCGTGCACCGCATGGACCGTAACTACCATGAGTCGCTCAAGTGCTACGCTCAGGCGCTTAGGATCGAAGGAGGTAACCTCAATATCATTCGTGAGTCAGGTTTCATGCAACTTCAAATGCGCAACTACTTGCCATTCATTGACGCCCGTCTCGTTTTACTGCGTACACAACCGCATCTGCGCTCAAATTGGGTAGCGCTGGCACTCGCTCACGACTTGGCCGGTAACAAGACGCAAGCTGTGCGTGTATTAGCAGGCTACGAGGATGTGTGCCGCGATATTCCAAAACATTGCTACGAATATTCTGAAGTAGTACTGTACCATGCCAGTTTGCTCGAAGAAATGGGTGATGCACACGGTGTCCTCGATCTCCTCGAAACCCAAAAAGCGCACATTGTCGATGAGCCATCATCAAACGCCAtgcgtgctcgagcacTCAGTACTATTGGACGTATGGATGATGCAGCTATTGCATGGTTCGCTATGCTCGAGCGTAATTCAGAAAATAAGGCTTGGATTCAAGCGTACCTTGATGTCGTCGCTACGAACGAATCTCGTCTCATGCACCTTCTTGACCTCAAGTGTAAGTTCCCTAAATCCACTATGATTCGCCGCATGATCTTGCATGTTGCACAGAATGCCGACTTCAGGGAGCAAGCTCGCGAGTACGTTGAGTATGCGCTGGTGAAGAATGTGCCATCCTTATTCTTGGATCTCAAATCGTTGTACTCGCAACCCGGCAAAAAAGACATGATCGAAGAAATCGTGGAAGAGTGCCGCATTCGCTGGGATCCGCAAACGGGTGACGAGGGCCACGGTCCGCCCTCCTCATACCTTTACGCCATGTATTATTTGGCGCATCACTACTCGTACACTGGGCAAACGTCGCGTGCTCTGCTCTATATTGACTCTATTATTCAGCACACGCCATCTATGCCGGAATTGCACATGACCCGCGCTCGTGTGCTAAAGCGTGCAGGTGCCTATGAAGCAGCAGCGGATGCGATGGAGGATGCTCGTCTTTTAGATGGTCAAGACCGGTATCTGAATACCAAGGCGGCTAAGTACTTGCTGCGAATTAATAAGGTTGAGGAAGCAGCCAAGAAGCTCAAACTTTTTACGCGTCCTGATTTGGAGGATCCTGTCGTGGACCTTGTGCAAATGCAGGCTGTGGAGCACATTGTCGAGCACGCTGAGGCCCATGTGCGCCGGGGTGAATATGCTATGGCCCTTAAGCGGATCCATGACATCCACAAGACCATGCAAGACATTTATGACGATCAGCTCGACTTCCACTCGTATTGCATGCGTAAAATGACGCTCCGAACGTACGTTCGCACATTGCGATTTGAAGACCATGTCTTTGCGCACCCTGCCTATATCCACGCAGCAAACGAAGCTGCCGCTCTGTATGCCAAACTGCATGATCAGCCATACGACCCTGAGCCGGAGGTGGCCAGGCACCAGGCATTGAAGCCCGCTCAGCAAACTCAAGAGTCGGACGATGTGTCAGCCTTGCCCCCCGATTCTGATCCATTCGGTCTTAAGCTAGCCAAGACGCAAAAGCCGCTGGAAGATGCCCATCTATTTATTCGGAAACTTCAGGCAAATGCCCCGAATGATATTCACACGTGGATTTCGGCCTTCGAGGTAGCGATCCGCGGGCAAAATTGGTTGTTGGCTCTGCGCGCACTGTCTCTCGCATACAGGCTTGATCCATCGCATCCCCGCCTGGCTGTGCAGTTTGTGACATTCCATAAGGCAACGTTTGGGAAGCTGCCAGACAATGTGCGTCAGGCTGTGGATAAAATCGTCGCTGAAgtgccgccgctcggcaTGTCTCCCAAGCAATACTATACAGAGTACAACCAACGGTACGGTCTGAAATCGGCCATGCATGCGTTGGGTGCGGCTGAAGTGCTTTACGCAGCAGAAGGTCTGGACCAGGCTTCAGAAGTGGCCCACCTCGTATTTGGACTGATCAGGATACCTGATGCTCCTCTTTTTGTGCTCGAGGCTGCTGTTCAGTTTCTTCAGCGGGTTGAGAAGGATGCACCTGGCCTTGCTACGTCTGAAGTGTCGTCCCAGGCTTTCATGCGAGCGGCTCACGAGACTTggccgcacgccgacgcctTCAGCTCGTTTGAGGAAAAGCAGCGAcaggcagcagctcgtTATGAAGCGCGCCGTGCATGGATTCACGTAGAGGTGTAA